One Babylonia areolata isolate BAREFJ2019XMU chromosome 27, ASM4173473v1, whole genome shotgun sequence DNA window includes the following coding sequences:
- the LOC143301636 gene encoding CD151 antigen-like: MNCGASFARMLLIIFNFIFWLSGVAILGVGIWILVDPNLEDKIDVIHTGDQEYFKHAAYLLLAFGAFIFLVGFSGCCGAIRNSKCLLGLYIFFLVLVFAGELAAGILAAVYKDKLEDEFKKGIIKSIEEDYLKNPDSFDAVQKELECCGASGPKDYENSTWYKENEKKNISYEIPASCCKPNVNLKDCQERTDQDSFYKEGCQDKLVEWMEDHSTILIGVGCGIAALQIFGLVFAICLCRSIDDEKN, encoded by the exons ATGAACTGTGGAGCGAGCTTCGCGCGGATGTTATTGATCATCTTCAACTTTATCTTCTGG CTGTCTGGGGTGGCCATCCTGGGCGTGGGGATCTGGATCCTGGTGGACCCGAACCTGGAGGACAAGATCGACGTGATCCACACGGGGGACCAGGAGTACTTCAAGCACGCAGCCTACCTGCTGCTGGCCTTCGGTGCCTTCATCTTCCTGGTCGGCTTCTCCGGCTGCTGCGGGGCCATCCGCAACTCCAAGTGTCTGCTGGGGCTG taCATCTTCTTCCTGGTCCTGGTGTTTGCTGGGGAGCTGGCTGCTGGCATCCTGGCCGCCGTCTACAAAGATAAG ctCGAGGATGAGTTCAAGAAGGGCATCATCAAGTCCATCGAGGAAGACTACCTGAAGAACCCAGATTCCTTTGACGCTGTGCAGAAGGAG ctggaaTGCTGTGGCGCCTCGGGTCCTAAGGACTATGAAAACAGCACGTGGTATAaagaaaacgagaagaagaacatcTCTTACGAG ATCCCTGCATCTTGCTGCAAGCCCAACGTGAACTTGAAAGATTGCCAGGAGAGAACTGACCAGGATTCATTCTACAAAGAA ggctgcCAGGACAAGCTGGTTGAGTGGATGGAGGACCACAGCACGATCCTCATTGGTGTTGGCTGTGGCATTGCTGCCCTGCAG ATCTTCGGCCTGGTGTTTGCCATATGCCTGTGCCGCAGCATCGATGACGAAAAGAACTAA